Proteins from one Roseovarius nanhaiticus genomic window:
- the purN gene encoding phosphoribosylglycinamide formyltransferase, whose translation MKRVAILLSGGGSNMVALADSMTGDHPARPALVLSNRADAGGLQKAAARGIATEVVDHRPHGEDRAAFEEALHAAIMAHEPDIICLAGFMRVLTEGFVSRWQGRMINIHPSLLPKYRGLHTHQRALDAGEAEAGCTVHEVTAALDDGPILGQARVAVLPGDSAETLAARVLEAEHRLYPAVLRRFAAGDRSPLYLP comes from the coding sequence ATGAAGCGCGTCGCCATCCTTCTGTCCGGCGGCGGCTCGAACATGGTAGCGCTGGCCGATAGCATGACGGGCGATCACCCGGCGCGCCCCGCGCTGGTCCTGTCGAACCGCGCGGATGCGGGCGGATTGCAGAAGGCCGCCGCGCGCGGCATTGCGACCGAAGTGGTCGATCACCGCCCCCATGGCGAGGACCGCGCGGCCTTTGAGGAGGCCCTGCACGCGGCCATCATGGCGCATGAGCCGGACATCATCTGCCTCGCCGGCTTCATGCGCGTCCTTACCGAAGGCTTCGTCAGCCGGTGGCAGGGCCGCATGATCAATATCCATCCCTCGCTCTTGCCCAAATATCGCGGCCTTCACACCCATCAGCGCGCGCTCGACGCGGGCGAGGCCGAAGCGGGCTGCACCGTGCACGAGGTGACGGCGGCGCTGGATGATGGCCCAATCCTGGGCCAGGCCCGCGTTGCGGTTCTGCCTGGCGACAGCGCCGAGACGCTCGCCGCCCGTGTGCTGGAGGCCGAGCATCGCCTCTATCCCGCCGTGCTGCGCCGCTTCGCCGCCGGGGATCGCAGCCCGCTTTACCTGCCTTGA
- the rnd gene encoding ribonuclease D: MQTITKTEELADFCARAAQHAYVTVDTEFLRERTYYSNLCLVQLAFPGEDDENAVLVDPLADGLSLEPLYALFRDESTVKVFHAARQDLEIFYVDAGLIPTPLFDTQVAAMVCGFGEQAGYETLVKRIAKAQIDKSSRFTDWSRRPLSDAQKKYALADVTHLRKVYEFLARELEKTGRDKWVAEEMAVLTAPETYITRPEDAWQRIKTRNSGGKYLAIVRELARFREAYAQERNVPRSRVYKDDALVELAATKPGNIQDLGRSRLLLREARKGEIADGILKAVADGLATPAADQPQPDLSREKLQVNPAIADLLRVLLKGVADREGVASKLIATAADLDAIAAGRRDAPALSGWRRDVFGAEALRLCSGDIALRVNGSTIETVSL, from the coding sequence ATCCAGACCATCACCAAGACCGAAGAACTGGCCGATTTCTGCGCCCGCGCCGCCCAGCACGCTTACGTCACCGTCGACACTGAATTCCTGCGCGAGCGGACTTATTATTCGAACCTTTGCCTCGTGCAGCTCGCCTTTCCGGGCGAGGATGACGAGAACGCCGTTCTGGTCGATCCGCTGGCCGATGGCCTTTCGCTCGAGCCGCTTTACGCGCTGTTCCGCGATGAGAGCACGGTCAAGGTGTTCCACGCCGCGCGCCAAGATCTTGAGATTTTCTATGTCGATGCGGGCCTCATCCCCACGCCGCTCTTTGACACGCAAGTGGCCGCGATGGTCTGCGGCTTTGGCGAGCAGGCGGGATACGAGACGCTGGTCAAGCGGATTGCCAAGGCGCAGATCGACAAATCGTCGCGCTTTACCGACTGGTCGCGCCGCCCGCTGAGCGATGCGCAAAAGAAATACGCGCTGGCCGATGTTACCCATCTGCGCAAGGTCTATGAATTCCTCGCGCGCGAGTTGGAAAAAACCGGCCGAGACAAATGGGTGGCCGAAGAAATGGCCGTCCTGACCGCGCCCGAAACATACATCACCCGCCCCGAGGACGCTTGGCAGCGCATCAAGACGCGCAACAGCGGCGGCAAATATCTGGCCATCGTGCGCGAACTGGCGCGTTTCCGCGAGGCCTATGCCCAAGAGCGCAACGTGCCGCGAAGCCGTGTTTACAAGGATGACGCGCTGGTCGAACTGGCCGCGACCAAGCCGGGCAACATCCAGGATCTGGGCCGCTCGCGTCTGCTCTTGCGTGAGGCGCGCAAGGGCGAGATCGCGGACGGTATTCTCAAGGCCGTGGCCGATGGCCTGGCCACGCCTGCGGCCGATCAGCCCCAGCCCGATCTCAGCCGCGAAAAGTTGCAGGTCAATCCGGCCATCGCCGATCTTCTGCGCGTGTTGCTCAAGGGGGTTGCGGACCGCGAAGGCGTCGCGTCCAAGCTGATCGCGACGGCAGCGGATCTGGATGCCATTGCGGCAGGCCGGCGCGATGCGCCCGCGCTGAGCGGGTGGCGCCGCGACGTCTTTGGCGCCGAGGCGCTGCGCCTTTGTTCAGGGGACATTGCGCTGCGCGTCAACGGCAGCACGATCGAGACCGTCTCGCTGTGA